A portion of the uncultured Bacteroides sp. genome contains these proteins:
- a CDS encoding histidine kinase: MLLTIDIPAFIVYSAAILLAVLIVFVVYLVRRNIASQVRVKLLEYKYQDLKSTMDDFQLETLESKLNPHLFKNILNSVQSHAYQTYFALDKLANVLDYILYESKKKFVSPYEEIEFAKSLIEINKIKLSPLFELKIKTILDETDPLYHQKILAPLISIDLIENAFKHADLQNQDAFISIVFEFRDGNFILTVSNKISTKSIMQKGRKGIGSAVLEQRLNLIYGDCFKLKRVIEEDTYTAYLKINILEYNTKMSAS; the protein is encoded by the coding sequence TTAACTATTGATATCCCTGCTTTTATCGTTTATTCTGCAGCTATTCTGCTTGCAGTTTTAATTGTGTTCGTTGTCTACCTCGTTCGTCGAAATATAGCCTCCCAAGTAAGAGTAAAATTGTTGGAATATAAATATCAGGACCTAAAGAGTACGATGGACGATTTTCAGCTTGAGACGCTCGAGTCAAAATTGAATCCTCATTTATTTAAAAACATATTGAACTCGGTACAATCTCATGCCTACCAAACCTATTTTGCTCTTGACAAGTTGGCTAATGTACTTGATTACATCTTGTATGAAAGTAAAAAGAAATTCGTAAGCCCCTACGAAGAGATAGAGTTTGCAAAGAGCTTGATTGAAATAAACAAGATAAAGCTGAGCCCTTTGTTTGAGCTAAAAATAAAAACAATATTAGATGAAACGGATCCTCTTTATCATCAAAAAATACTAGCGCCGCTTATTTCTATCGATCTGATCGAAAATGCATTTAAGCACGCTGATTTACAAAACCAAGATGCTTTTATCTCTATTGTGTTCGAATTTCGAGATGGAAACTTTATTCTGACAGTATCTAATAAGATATCCACTAAATCCATTATGCAAAAAGGGCGGAAAGGAATAGGAAGCGCTGTTTTGGAGCAACGTTTGAATCTAATCTATGGCGATTGTTTTAAATTGAAAAGAGTGATTGAAGAGGATACTTATACGGCTTATTTAAAAATAAATATACTTGAATACAACACTAAAATGTCTGCTTCTTGA
- a CDS encoding response regulator, whose amino-acid sequence MNTTLKCLLLDDELPGLMYLKMLCEQIPELEVVKAFNSSKTFLEETHSLDFDICILDIEMPEMSGLQVAELLKGKPVIFTTAYKEYAVDAFDLNAIDYVLKPIKRERLQLAVQKAISALGHSVTTEKCGQFNSEKGKVLLYFNRVKYIKVAETDSRDKTVYLNDNKTLVLKNISFEELLKSLPPDQFCRINKKEVIALRIVQYFSHNEIITDIIDAGKPLAFTLTEVYRVNFMNRVSRK is encoded by the coding sequence TTGAATACAACACTAAAATGTCTGCTTCTTGATGACGAATTGCCCGGGTTAATGTATTTGAAAATGCTTTGTGAGCAAATACCCGAGTTGGAAGTTGTAAAGGCTTTTAATAGTTCAAAAACCTTTCTCGAAGAAACTCATTCTCTTGATTTTGATATTTGTATATTAGATATCGAAATGCCCGAAATGAGTGGACTTCAGGTGGCTGAATTGTTGAAGGGTAAGCCTGTGATTTTTACCACTGCATATAAAGAATATGCAGTAGATGCTTTTGATTTGAATGCGATTGATTACGTGCTAAAGCCAATAAAGAGAGAAAGACTTCAGCTGGCTGTTCAGAAAGCGATCTCCGCATTAGGTCATTCAGTCACTACCGAAAAGTGTGGGCAATTCAATAGTGAGAAGGGCAAAGTTTTACTTTATTTCAATAGAGTAAAATATATTAAAGTTGCTGAGACTGATAGCCGTGACAAAACCGTTTATTTGAATGATAATAAAACATTGGTATTAAAAAACATATCGTTCGAAGAACTCCTCAAATCATTGCCACCGGATCAATTCTGCCGTATAAATAAAAAGGAAGTGATTGCATTGAGAATAGTACAATACTTCTCGCATAATGAAATCATTACGGATATTATTGACGCAGGCAAGCCGCTGGCGTTTACCTTGACGGAAGTTTATCGCGTTAACTTTATGAATAGAGTGAGCCGAAAATAG
- a CDS encoding cation:proton antiporter, which translates to MKKFRNVFFYVAIIGTFSVLMYWIVQQGAELEKGRNVINALSVKGHWQEFLDSIHQGLANPIGVLLLQIITIILVARMFGWICRKIGQPAVIGEIIAGIILGPSLLGMFFPDVSTFLFPAKSIGNLQILSQIGLILFMFVIGMELDLKVLRSKAHDAIVISHASIIIPFALGMGLAYFIYKHFALNGVPFASFGLFLSIAMSITAFPVLARIVQEHGMHKTKLGSVIITCAAADDITAWCLLAVVIALVKAGSFISSLYTIFLVIVYILIMLKVVRPFLKRVGDLFFQRSLNKGMIAILFLTLLASAYTTEMIGIHALFGAFMAGVIMPVNEKFRSVVIGKIEDVALVLLLPLYFVFTGLRTQIGLLNDPYLWKVTGLIILVAVLGKFVGSALTARFVKQSWKDSLTIGALMNTRGLMELIILNIGYDLGVLPPEIFAMMVIMALVTTFMTGPALKLIEKLFKPKGVDLDSAISNVSKNKILISFNEAENAPSLLRLANYLSQKNSKNTSLTAIHLIPTEGLHHRNLDYYEKESFIPISAEAQSLDLTITSLFKVSNDLETEVAEVSNRGNYDLLLLNLEQSIFEGTLLGRILGFTTKIVNPERMINTVTGKEKLFESSFFDEKINSILSKTKIPVGILINNNFQSADRVFVPFVDSNDAFLIAYIQKLVHNSNAQVTISDVKGELKKNTDVKERIRTIEQNAPNHINSIDLKAMNEELLCKQDLVLVSLSGWETLLEMRLEWVSRISSILIIRNV; encoded by the coding sequence ATGAAGAAGTTTAGAAATGTATTCTTTTATGTTGCCATTATCGGCACCTTTTCCGTTCTGATGTATTGGATTGTGCAACAAGGTGCGGAGTTAGAAAAAGGTAGGAATGTGATCAATGCATTGTCCGTAAAAGGCCATTGGCAAGAATTCCTTGATTCCATTCATCAGGGCTTGGCAAATCCCATAGGCGTGTTGCTGTTACAAATTATTACAATCATTCTTGTTGCAAGAATGTTTGGATGGATCTGCCGAAAGATTGGTCAACCTGCTGTGATTGGTGAAATCATTGCGGGAATAATACTCGGCCCATCGTTGTTAGGCATGTTTTTTCCTGACGTAAGCACATTCCTTTTCCCCGCCAAATCAATCGGAAATCTTCAAATACTTAGTCAGATAGGACTAATACTTTTTATGTTTGTTATCGGCATGGAGTTGGATTTGAAGGTTCTTCGAAGTAAAGCACACGACGCCATTGTCATTAGCCACGCAAGTATAATTATTCCCTTTGCTTTGGGAATGGGGCTTGCTTATTTTATTTATAAACATTTTGCATTAAACGGAGTTCCGTTTGCTTCTTTCGGCCTTTTCTTGAGCATTGCCATGAGCATAACCGCCTTTCCCGTTTTGGCAAGAATTGTGCAAGAACACGGTATGCATAAAACGAAGTTAGGCTCTGTGATTATTACGTGCGCAGCGGCTGATGATATAACTGCTTGGTGCTTGCTGGCTGTTGTGATTGCCCTTGTTAAAGCCGGTTCTTTTATAAGTTCTCTATATACTATTTTCTTAGTTATTGTCTATATTCTCATCATGCTTAAGGTCGTTCGTCCTTTTTTAAAGCGTGTGGGCGATCTTTTCTTCCAAAGGAGTTTGAATAAAGGCATGATCGCTATCCTGTTTTTAACTCTTTTGGCATCGGCTTATACTACCGAGATGATCGGTATTCATGCCTTGTTCGGCGCTTTTATGGCTGGGGTTATAATGCCTGTCAACGAGAAATTTAGGAGCGTGGTTATAGGCAAGATAGAAGATGTTGCTCTCGTCTTGTTGCTACCCTTGTATTTTGTTTTTACGGGTTTGAGAACGCAGATAGGCCTCTTGAATGATCCGTATTTATGGAAAGTGACAGGTTTGATCATTCTTGTTGCTGTTTTAGGCAAGTTTGTGGGAAGCGCATTGACTGCAAGATTTGTGAAGCAAAGTTGGAAAGACAGCCTTACCATCGGTGCTTTGATGAATACAAGAGGATTGATGGAATTGATCATTCTTAATATTGGCTACGACTTGGGCGTTTTGCCTCCTGAGATATTTGCTATGATGGTGATCATGGCCTTGGTTACTACCTTTATGACTGGGCCGGCTCTGAAATTAATAGAAAAGCTCTTTAAACCAAAAGGTGTTGATTTAGACTCTGCGATAAGTAACGTATCGAAAAATAAGATTCTTATTTCTTTTAATGAGGCAGAAAATGCCCCATCACTGCTTCGTTTGGCCAATTATCTGTCTCAAAAAAATAGTAAGAACACAAGTCTCACAGCGATACATCTGATTCCTACCGAGGGTTTACACCATCGAAATTTGGATTATTATGAGAAAGAGAGTTTTATCCCCATTTCTGCTGAGGCTCAATCTCTAGATCTCACCATAACCTCTTTATTTAAAGTCTCTAATGACTTGGAAACAGAAGTGGCAGAGGTAAGCAATCGAGGAAATTATGATTTGTTATTGCTCAACTTGGAGCAATCTATTTTTGAAGGAACTTTGCTCGGTCGGATTTTGGGTTTTACAACAAAAATCGTCAATCCTGAAAGAATGATTAACACAGTGACAGGTAAGGAAAAGCTTTTTGAATCTTCATTTTTTGATGAAAAGATAAACTCTATTTTATCTAAGACTAAAATACCGGTGGGCATTCTGATAAATAATAATTTTCAAAGTGCCGATAGAGTCTTTGTTCCTTTTGTTGATTCGAATGATGCGTTCTTAATCGCTTATATTCAGAAGCTTGTCCATAACTCTAATGCGCAAGTTACCATCTCTGATGTGAAGGGAGAATTGAAAAAAAATACAGACGTGAAAGAAAGGATAAGAACAATAGAGCAAAATGCTCCTAATCACATCAATTCCATCGATTTGAAAGCGATGAATGAAGAACTTCTATGTAAGCAGGATTTGGTTCTTGTAAGTTTATCCGGATGGGAAACACTCTTAGAGATGAGGCTGGAATGGGTGAGCCGAATTTCATCAATCCTGATTATCAGAAACGTTTAA
- a CDS encoding MarR family transcriptional regulator: MNNKIKEDIARFSRLISEAEEEAKDHCDIKDLTSTQINYLETIQELDNPSITELSSALGLKKPSVTIVIDRLIMKGCVYKVHSDADRRSSHLHLTDVGKQINKRHDYAHDYLVELVARKLSKDELDTFATLLNKIIASSKKIKD; encoded by the coding sequence ATGAACAATAAAATTAAAGAAGATATTGCTCGCTTCTCGAGGCTTATTTCCGAAGCCGAAGAGGAGGCAAAGGATCATTGCGATATTAAAGATTTGACTTCAACCCAAATCAATTATTTGGAAACCATTCAGGAATTAGATAATCCGAGTATTACTGAATTATCTTCTGCACTGGGACTGAAAAAGCCTTCTGTGACGATTGTCATCGACCGTCTCATCATGAAGGGGTGCGTCTACAAAGTTCATTCGGATGCTGATAGACGAAGCTCGCACTTGCATTTGACTGACGTGGGAAAACAAATCAATAAGCGGCATGATTATGCGCATGACTATTTAGTCGAATTGGTTGCCCGAAAACTCAGCAAGGACGAACTGGATACTTTTGCAACCTTATTAAACAAGATTATAGCTTCTTCAAAAAAAATAAAAGATTGA
- a CDS encoding cation-translocating P-type ATPase: MKKTTNDLEFSGLTSDEVASRIAKNGYNELQGSSSRNFWMIIFGVIKEPMFLLLVACGSLYMILGDIEEGIMLLGFVFVVMGIEFNQERKSEKALDALKDLASPRALVIREKIEKRIPGREVVCDDLLVLQEGDRIPADATVIKSVSLLVDESLLTGESVPVRKHDWAGEDEDVQPGGDDQPFVYSGSMVVQGNGIARVSHTGMDTQIGKIGKAIKEVKESPTKLKVEIGTLVKRLTITGVGLCLLVIAIYTITRGGLLKGFLAGITLAMAMLPEEFPVVLSIFMAIGAWRISKQNVLTRKPSAIETLGSATVLCTDKTGTLTENKMKVAKIYNKENFWVSKDANEFPEQYHNIIEYGILSSQTNPFDPMEKAIGGIGELFLKGTEHLHHDWEMVKEYALSRELLAMSRVFRNKETNELLIAAKGAPEAIFDLCHLDTEMQAKYATAVQAMASEGLRVLGVSKSSISEDRLPDAQHDFDFEFVGLIGLSDPIRKEVPTAVKECHKAGIRVIMITGDYPVTAQNIAREIGLQNYEQCITGSELTAMDEEELSEKIKTVNVFARVIPEQKLKIVNALKHNNEVVAMTGDGVNDAPALKAANIGIAMGEKGTDVAREASALVLMDDNFGSIVGAIKMGRRIFDNLQKALGYIFAIHVPIAGLSLIPVFFADLPLILWPVHVVFMELIIDPACSIIFEAERAEKNVMSRPPRKVDEPFFGPNKILLSCFQGIWVLIATLAMYFVTLKLGYEIGEVRAMTFTALIVANILTILTNRSWSESIFTIIRTPNPTVKWVAGSAALFILLILNMPFLQRLFQFSPLTIWEVLVALLVGISTITWFELYKFFKLRKL; encoded by the coding sequence ATGAAGAAAACAACAAACGACTTGGAATTTTCAGGTCTTACCTCTGATGAGGTAGCGAGTAGAATCGCCAAAAACGGATATAATGAATTACAGGGAAGTAGCTCACGGAACTTCTGGATGATTATCTTCGGGGTGATAAAAGAACCCATGTTTTTGTTGCTGGTAGCTTGCGGCTCGCTCTATATGATTCTTGGAGACATTGAAGAAGGCATTATGCTTTTGGGGTTTGTGTTCGTGGTGATGGGCATTGAGTTCAATCAGGAGCGGAAGAGTGAAAAGGCTTTGGACGCTCTGAAAGACTTAGCAAGTCCGCGTGCCTTGGTCATTCGCGAAAAGATAGAGAAGCGTATTCCCGGTCGTGAGGTGGTTTGCGATGATCTCTTAGTTTTACAAGAAGGAGACAGAATACCGGCCGATGCCACTGTTATTAAAAGCGTTAGTCTGCTGGTCGACGAGTCTTTGCTGACAGGCGAATCTGTGCCGGTGCGCAAACACGATTGGGCGGGAGAGGATGAAGATGTTCAACCCGGAGGCGATGATCAACCCTTCGTCTATTCCGGCTCGATGGTTGTGCAGGGTAATGGCATCGCCAGAGTGTCTCACACAGGAATGGACACGCAAATAGGGAAAATCGGCAAAGCGATTAAAGAGGTGAAAGAGTCTCCTACCAAACTAAAGGTGGAGATAGGAACATTGGTTAAACGCCTTACGATAACAGGTGTTGGATTGTGTTTACTAGTCATCGCTATCTATACAATCACACGAGGTGGCTTGTTGAAAGGTTTCTTGGCAGGTATTACGTTGGCTATGGCCATGTTGCCGGAAGAATTTCCTGTTGTGCTAAGTATCTTTATGGCTATTGGAGCTTGGCGCATCTCAAAGCAAAACGTGCTAACCCGTAAACCTTCTGCTATTGAGACATTGGGCTCTGCAACGGTGCTTTGTACCGATAAAACGGGAACGTTGACCGAAAACAAAATGAAGGTTGCCAAGATATATAATAAGGAGAATTTTTGGGTTTCTAAAGACGCAAATGAGTTTCCCGAACAGTATCACAATATCATCGAATATGGAATACTTTCGAGTCAGACAAATCCGTTTGATCCAATGGAAAAGGCGATTGGCGGCATTGGTGAACTGTTTTTGAAGGGCACGGAGCACTTGCATCATGACTGGGAGATGGTAAAGGAATATGCGCTCTCCAGAGAGTTGCTTGCTATGTCGAGAGTGTTTCGCAACAAAGAAACCAACGAACTGCTTATCGCTGCTAAAGGTGCGCCCGAAGCTATCTTTGACCTTTGTCACCTTGACACCGAAATGCAAGCAAAATATGCTACTGCTGTTCAGGCGATGGCATCGGAAGGCTTACGGGTATTAGGAGTTTCCAAATCGAGTATATCTGAAGACCGATTGCCTGATGCGCAACATGACTTTGACTTTGAGTTTGTGGGACTTATCGGACTTTCCGATCCCATACGTAAGGAAGTACCCACTGCCGTTAAAGAGTGTCATAAAGCGGGAATCAGAGTAATAATGATTACAGGTGACTATCCTGTCACAGCTCAAAACATAGCTCGTGAAATAGGCTTGCAGAACTATGAACAATGCATTACAGGTAGCGAACTTACTGCAATGGATGAAGAAGAACTGAGTGAGAAAATAAAAACAGTCAACGTGTTTGCCAGAGTGATTCCCGAGCAAAAACTAAAGATCGTCAATGCGCTGAAGCACAATAATGAGGTGGTTGCTATGACGGGCGATGGAGTAAATGATGCTCCTGCCCTAAAAGCGGCCAACATTGGAATAGCAATGGGAGAAAAAGGAACAGATGTGGCGAGAGAAGCTTCAGCGCTTGTGCTGATGGATGATAATTTCGGTTCTATTGTTGGAGCTATCAAGATGGGACGTCGGATATTCGACAACTTGCAAAAAGCGTTGGGTTATATCTTTGCAATTCATGTTCCGATTGCGGGACTCTCCCTGATCCCTGTTTTCTTTGCAGACCTGCCTTTGATTTTATGGCCAGTCCACGTTGTCTTTATGGAACTGATCATTGATCCCGCTTGTTCCATCATATTCGAGGCTGAGAGAGCCGAGAAGAATGTAATGTCTCGGCCTCCCCGAAAAGTGGATGAACCCTTTTTCGGCCCTAATAAAATCTTGTTGAGTTGTTTTCAGGGTATATGGGTGCTGATAGCTACATTAGCGATGTATTTTGTTACGCTAAAACTCGGTTACGAAATTGGAGAAGTGAGAGCGATGACATTTACAGCGCTAATTGTGGCCAATATTTTAACGATACTTACAAATCGCTCTTGGAGTGAATCCATTTTCACGATCATACGTACTCCGAATCCAACGGTCAAATGGGTAGCAGGATCGGCAGCTTTATTCATTTTATTGATTTTGAATATGCCCTTTTTGCAACGGCTTTTTCAATTCTCTCCACTCACTATATGGGAGGTGCTAGTTGCCTTGCTTGTGGGTATCAGCACAATAACATGGTTTGAACTTTATAAGTTTTTCAAACTAAGAAAACTCTAA
- a CDS encoding endonuclease VIII has product MIELPEAITLGKQFQKTLVGKMVTDVYNATNLHKFAFFNGDPRGYKELLVGKVVQSAEGYGIFVDIRFNDGITLSLFDGINAKYGDASSKVPDKYQLLLTFNDNTYLAFTVAMYGGMYAYKGEFENKYYHLSVESLSPLSEKFDEAYFDSKLAQEKKNISAKAFLATEQRIPGIGNGVAQDILFNAGIHPKRKIFTLTDADRSALFHSLKETLQAMTSLGGRETETDLFGNKGGYQTILSRNTYKLPCPKCGGSISKEAYLGGSVYYCRHCQKLE; this is encoded by the coding sequence ATGATTGAATTACCTGAAGCTATCACACTGGGAAAGCAATTCCAGAAAACATTGGTCGGAAAGATGGTTACCGACGTTTATAACGCAACAAATCTGCATAAGTTTGCCTTTTTTAACGGCGACCCGCGAGGCTACAAGGAGCTACTTGTGGGCAAAGTAGTGCAATCGGCAGAAGGTTATGGTATCTTTGTAGACATTCGCTTCAACGACGGAATCACTCTTAGTCTCTTCGATGGCATAAATGCCAAATACGGAGATGCTTCCTCGAAAGTTCCCGACAAATATCAACTATTACTTACTTTCAACGATAATACATACCTCGCTTTCACGGTGGCGATGTATGGCGGAATGTATGCATACAAAGGTGAATTCGAGAACAAATATTATCACCTAAGCGTAGAAAGCCTTTCGCCGTTGAGCGAGAAATTTGATGAAGCTTATTTTGATAGTAAACTGGCTCAGGAGAAGAAAAACATCTCAGCCAAAGCATTTCTGGCTACCGAACAACGGATTCCGGGAATAGGAAACGGAGTGGCGCAAGACATTTTGTTCAACGCCGGCATTCACCCTAAACGCAAAATATTTACCTTGACGGATGCCGACAGAAGTGCTCTCTTCCATTCGCTGAAAGAGACCTTGCAAGCCATGACCTCGCTCGGAGGTCGAGAAACCGAAACTGATCTGTTTGGCAACAAAGGTGGTTATCAGACAATTTTGTCAAGAAACACCTATAAGCTGCCTTGTCCCAAATGTGGTGGTTCAATCAGCAAAGAAGCCTATTTAGGAGGCAGTGTTTATTATTGCAGGCATTGCCAAAAATTGGAATGA
- the fsa gene encoding fructose-6-phosphate aldolase: protein MKFFIDTANLDQIREAHDLGVLDGVTTNPSLMAKEGIKGTENQRAHYVEICNIVQGDVSAEVIATDYEGMIREGKELEALNPHIVVKVPCIADGIKAIKYFSDKGIRTNCTLVFSVGQALLAAKAGATYVSPFVGRLDDIGEDGVVLVGQIVEMYRYYGYQTQVLAASIRNTKHILACVEAGADVATCPLSAIKGLLNHPLTTSGLKTFLEDYHKVNG from the coding sequence ATGAAGTTTTTTATTGATACAGCCAATTTAGACCAGATACGTGAAGCTCATGATCTGGGTGTTTTGGACGGGGTTACGACAAACCCTTCATTAATGGCCAAAGAAGGCATCAAAGGAACTGAAAATCAGCGTGCTCATTACGTAGAAATATGTAACATCGTGCAGGGCGATGTGAGTGCCGAAGTGATTGCGACCGATTATGAAGGTATGATTCGTGAAGGAAAAGAACTTGAGGCGCTGAATCCTCACATTGTCGTGAAAGTGCCTTGCATAGCAGATGGAATCAAAGCAATTAAATATTTTTCTGACAAAGGAATACGGACCAACTGTACATTAGTTTTCTCTGTTGGTCAGGCACTGCTTGCTGCCAAAGCCGGAGCCACTTATGTATCTCCTTTTGTGGGCCGACTGGATGATATTGGCGAAGATGGCGTGGTGCTTGTGGGACAGATTGTGGAGATGTACCGCTATTATGGTTATCAGACACAGGTGCTAGCTGCTTCTATCCGAAACACGAAGCACATCCTGGCATGTGTGGAAGCAGGCGCCGACGTGGCTACTTGTCCGCTAAGCGCCATTAAAGGCTTGTTGAATCATCCGCTAACAACTTCAGGACTGAAAACCTTCTTAGAAGATTATCATAAAGTTAACGGTTAA
- a CDS encoding metallophosphoesterase family protein — protein MKKLIFALFLAITVSATAGKPVLKFTNESFKIVQFTDVHWSTDAKYKLKNDSTLTVIRTVLDAEKPDFVIFTGDVVVSKGVIQGWNDLLVPIEERKLPFAVTFGNHDTETDLPKEQILQYLMKNPYNVTTDAGKGVDGVGNCVLPILDSTGKAPAWDLFLLDSHAYTNDSTLGYYDWVKKSQIDWYVDQSNKIKAKAGKVVPALAFFHIPVPEYEYVRLLPTTPGNKTEKVCSPLLNSGLFFAFVQQKDVKATFVGHDHNNDFVATLAGIRLCYGRKTGFVSYGSLERGGRVIVIKQNGDMNTYVRTATGVYLP, from the coding sequence ATGAAAAAACTTATTTTTGCCTTATTTTTAGCAATAACTGTGTCAGCCACTGCCGGTAAACCAGTGTTGAAGTTCACCAATGAAAGTTTCAAAATAGTACAGTTTACTGATGTTCATTGGAGCACAGATGCTAAATACAAACTGAAGAACGATAGCACATTGACGGTAATTCGTACCGTACTGGATGCTGAGAAACCTGATTTTGTTATTTTTACGGGAGATGTGGTTGTTTCTAAAGGTGTCATTCAGGGATGGAATGACCTGCTTGTTCCGATAGAAGAACGGAAATTGCCCTTTGCTGTGACGTTTGGTAACCACGATACGGAGACTGATTTGCCGAAAGAACAAATCTTGCAATATTTGATGAAGAACCCTTATAATGTGACCACTGATGCCGGAAAGGGCGTTGATGGCGTAGGAAATTGTGTGTTGCCTATACTCGATTCTACCGGCAAAGCACCTGCATGGGATCTGTTTCTTTTAGATTCTCACGCTTATACCAATGATTCTACGTTGGGTTATTATGATTGGGTGAAGAAAAGTCAGATAGACTGGTATGTTGATCAAAGCAACAAGATCAAAGCGAAAGCGGGTAAGGTTGTTCCGGCATTGGCTTTCTTCCATATTCCTGTGCCCGAGTATGAATATGTACGTTTGCTGCCGACAACACCCGGCAACAAAACAGAGAAAGTATGTTCTCCATTACTGAATAGCGGATTGTTTTTTGCTTTTGTTCAGCAGAAAGATGTAAAAGCCACTTTCGTAGGACATGATCATAATAATGACTTTGTTGCTACGCTGGCAGGCATTCGTCTGTGTTACGGTCGCAAAACGGGCTTTGTCTCTTATGGTTCGTTGGAACGTGGCGGGCGCGTAATTGTGATCAAGCAAAATGGTGACATGAACACGTATGTTCGCACTGCTACAGGAGTTTATTTGCCATAA